Below is a genomic region from Anoplopoma fimbria isolate UVic2021 breed Golden Eagle Sablefish chromosome 20, Afim_UVic_2022, whole genome shotgun sequence.
TAAGAAACAAGGAGTCATAGGCCAAACAatagtaaatgtgttttcaaacagTTATATTGCAAGAAAATCAGTGTGCCTCGACCAGAAAATCCCATGTGCAATATACATTTTCTATCACAATAACTACATAAATGCTACTAAACAGTTTTGTCATTACAGTAATTTATTGATGGGctgttgtgttgattttattagaaatatgctCAAGCCATATTAttggtaatttatttattatcacacCGCTCATTTAAAAACGGGCAGCAGGCTGTAAACAATACACTAGCTACACATTACTAATGCAGGGTGAGTAACCATCATTACTGTGTAGCATCTTCAATGTGTTTATCTCAATAAGCACTTCGTATTCTTAAAGGCATGGCCCTCTTAAAACATGAGTGATGTTAGAAGTTGCTGTACTGGATGCTTTTGTCTGTTACCACTATAGCTCTTTGTTGGATATTTAATTTACACTGTTTATTCAAGATTAATCTTTTGATTAATTATGGCCTGTATTGGTTGAATAAACTGAGTGCAGTCTGTAGCAGAAGGACTTCACAAGAGCAGctcatacaaaaaaacataaacaaatttGGAATTAACTAAATTACTTGTTTATGAAATAAGTGAATCTTAATCTATGTCAATTTATCTTACAATAAAAAGCTCCAATGATTCGCTCCTGTAAAATAAGGAAAATGTGACTTATGCCCTGTTTGCTCCAGGCCCTTGATATACTCGTCTTCATGTGGTTTACAAAAGGTGGGATGGTGGGTGGCCATTTGGCCAGAGATTCAGAGCCTTCACAGGGCATTGCTTAAATCTGGTGGATACTTGGTCACTTACATAACTCCCACGTAGTTACATCTCATTACCTCCAACAAACAGCCAATTCATATAGCTTGAGGTTCCTGCCCCCCAGAGTCTGCACTGAATACCTGCAGTGTTATGCTATGTATTCCAGCTGAATCATGATTCTCAGACCAGGGCTTTATTCAATCAAAGCTGTGTCTAGGTGTAAATGTCTGGTTACATACAGCAGACACTGGATTTACTGTCATCAGCTATTCAAAGCTATTTTTGTGTTACACTACATGAaagaacaaagaataaaaaaatgcccCAACATGTGCTTTATACAGTTTCAGAGCAACACTTCAATTTCAGTATTATGACTTAAAGTATGATTacataagaaacacaaaaagttgcagtcaaaatgatttattattcatatgGTAACCAAAACTCATTGAATTACTGAGGTTCAATTGTTAAATCTACCAGCAAAATGTATAGagacataacaaaaacattccaaaaaagggaaaacaacagaaaaacaagagagtTTTTGATCATGTTTGATGCTCAAATCTGTAAAAATGCCACTCTTTTTGGTccaatacaaatattttcatggTGTTTGAGAGAGTGGGACCACTAGGCGTGGaggaagggggggagggggtccTTAAGTAGGAGCAGACTCTATCACTCTCCTCCTTTCTAGTGGCGGTCCTTTCTCTCACCTCTTTCCTCCCGAATCATATACTGCTATTTTTGTTAACTTTTCCAGCCAGATGgagggaaaaacacaaagaaagagataAAGCCAAGCACAAAGTCATTACTAAGGTGAGTCAACTTTTTCATTATGGTATCAGAGGGGTAACTATTTGAATCAATCAACTAATTTCCTCTAATTTGATGTCTGTTGATATTTCTTCACACCTTAATGCCTTTATAGTGCATGGCTGAATTTAATTTTAGGGTTGTGAATAAGTAAATTTGTCGGAAAAGGTCATGTTGTTGTATAGTAACGTGTTTAGTTGCTAGAAAGACCGAAACAGTTACACTGCATTAGTTGCAGTGCATGAGTGGTGAACAtgatatatcatttttaaaagtgcaaATGTAATGTCGTATGGTCATATCTTCTATCATTTACCTTATTACTTTGATTTAGTTTGAACtattttgtattatataaaaatgaatactgTGCTAGTATTACAATTTATATTCTATAAGAAAAATGTTGCAATTAATTTAGTTAATACTGCAGCTAGTTAATCCATGAACTCCAATGCAACATTTATAAATTGGCTTGCTGTGTAGCAAAGCATCCTAATTTGTTTACATGCTGCATGATCTATTTGATTTTCTGCAGTTTAAAGGCCAAGACCGGTCATATTTCTTTTAGTGGTTTTATGAGCTGGGGGTGTAGAGGTTTATGTAACCTCCTGTATAGAGAAAGACGTACAGTGTCCCACAGTTCTATACAGTGACGCTCTGTTGCCTCTCTGCATAGCCCCTCCAGCAGACCCTTTTCACTTCCCGGTCAAGTCACCTTATTCCTTCCTgttcaaaataaactcatttAGATCTTTATTTGGTTTGGCAAACCATTGAATAACCTTTTATGGCTGATTCGAAACACTGCTGTAATTCTTCCActtataattgtttttcttcactttcaAAAGTTTACCAGTAgacatagttaaaaaaaaaggttatcaaATTTTTTGTTCATTAATATTTTGTTCAGTTTGATATTTCTGCTcagtaatatattttttccaatgtCTTGCGCTGATACTCATTTAGATTAAGAAAGTTCAATACATAGGGTCTTATAAAAGAAACAGGTATATGTAGTCAGATGCATCTAAGAGGCATTTTGTTATGCTTTTATGAATCCATCCCTGTTGAATGATTTGTACCTTCTCAAATCTCAGATCACAgcatataacttttagagaacCCGTAGCCTGATAATTAGATAAAACAACCTTCTACCTGACTGAAAGGTTACGGAAATACGTTTttcaaactgaactgaaaaagTAAGTATTGCTGCCCCTTGCTTAAGCCATTGCTGTCAGGTCATGTTTGAGCAAGGCACACAGCATGAAGTAGCTCTTAGTCTAGCTTCTTAATAGCCAGTAGAAGGTTGTACAAGGGAGCATCAAAGTGTGaatgggaaaaaacaaacatctaaaaaacaaacgggaaaaaacaaacatctaaaaCAATTTTGCATTAAATGTCATGCATCAAACTTGGTTTCAACTcagctcttttgttttttttcatttctaggAGAAATCTGGCATATAACCCTTCACAAGTGGTCACGGAAATATAGAGGAGGGAGTTCATAATTTTACAGTAACATACATACAGCTCAACCAAAGGCAATACCATCTCTGGCTACTGCTGCTGGCTCAAAATGCTGTTTGCTCTGGGACTTCTCCTCCTTCTCGCCCCATTTCCCTCCTTTCAATCCACAACCAATGAGAGAAGAAACTCCATAGGAAGTGACTCGTCCAAACCCAATGCTGTTTTCACCCTGTCGAAACCAAAAAGCACTTCTGCTCTTGCCAAACACACCATTCGCCCAACCCTAAAGCCAAACACAGTCAATCAGACAGTTTTATCCTCTCTGGCCACAGCAGCAGTAAAGGCTTCTACAGTCAGTGAAGTGAAGGCTACCAAAGACAAGCCGGCCCCCACTGGAGCTCCAAATGTTCAGTCAACATCCCCAAAGTCTGCTCCAGCCAGTGGCgttaaaaccacaaaaaacaaGCCCACAGCCTCCGTCAATCAGACTGTTGTAGCTAAATCTCCTTCCACCAAAGACAAGCTTACCCCCATAGAAGGTCAAATTGCTCCATCAACTCCAGCAAAGGCAGCTACACCCAGTGGTTCTGCAGCCTACAAAGATAAGGTCACATCCTCTGCCAATCAGACCGCTGTAATCAAagctcccaccaccaccaccgccaccaccaccaaagAAAATCCTGCCCATGCACAACCAGTTAAGGTGGTCATCAGTGATGGCTGCGGCTCCAGCAACACCAAGGGGCATGAGCTGGAGCTGAAGCCTGGCACTCCTCTGGTGATGACGCATAAGATCAGCTTGTTGCCTGGTGGCTGCACCGGGGGATGTGAGACAGAGATGTCTGCGCTGAAAGGACGCTTGGCCCGACTGGAAAGAGAGATGTCCAgtttaaaagagaaatgtatAATTCTGTGATTTTCACCAAATTATGAAATTTAACACAACTTAGAGATGTGGGTGTAgtaaatttgtttattttttgctgccCAGGTCCATGTTCTGCAAATTGTCCAAATGACTGTAGTGGCAATGGGGAATGTGAGAAGGGGAAATGTATCTGCCAACAAGGATTCATGGGTCCAGACTGCAGTAAGTGTGCACATGGAGCTGAGTGTAATAAAAGTAAGTGAAAGTCGGAACTGTTATTTGGATGTGGTAGCATTAGaaacatatctttaaatgaGAGACAGTTTTCCCTTTAATTTACTTTGACTAATATCTAATTCATACTTTGATTGTGACCTCTACTCTGCAATTTCAGAAACCTCCAAAGGAAAAGTCAAGATAACCGTGGAAACAGTGACCCTGCAGGtgaacaaagaaaaggaaagcatGCAGGAGAAAACTACCAAAGCAGAGCACACACTCTTCCAGAAGAGGGAGCAGAAGAAAGGGTCTGACGCCAAAGAGACTGACACCAAACCCAAAGTGTCTACTAATGCTAAAGCAGGTCTTGTTAAGACACAAGCAAAACATGAAGCCTCTGGAAAGAAAATTACTACAAAAGACTCTTCAAGTGCCACAAAGACCAGTCGCCCAACTGTTGGTCAAGTTCTTTTGAAACATGAGGGAAGAAGGCAGGAGGAGGCCCGCAAAGGCAAAACAACAGTCCTGACCTCTAAAAAggtccccccaaaaaatagatCTGACCAACTAAAAGATCAACCTCAAACCAATGTTACCCAGAGTAATGTGAAGAAATCGAATGGCACGGCTAGAATTGTGACCATTCTCACCAGGGTAGAGGgaacaaacaaaaccagaacAGGTAAGGAGACCTTGGAGCAGTCCACACTGgctgaaaaaaatgttactCAATCATCTGGAAATAAACGCACcaagaaagtaaaagtagacACTACAAATGTGCAGTCTGTTGACAGCAGAAACACTGAGGCTGACAAACTTGGAAAAGAGAAGTTGAAACAGAAGAGTCAGTATCTGGTTAATTCAACCATTGCAGCAACATCAGTCGAGACTCGAGTTCTGCAGAATAAAACAACCATCCATGGCTCTGACAGTGTGAGGAGGATTGGAGGATCTGGATTGGGTTCTGTAAAGGTTGTAAACATCTCTTCCTATAGCTTCACTGTCACATGGTCAGCCCCACAAGGGATGTTCAAGAACTTCACAGTGATCAGAAGAGAGCCACGGACAGAGGGAGACGAAGATGACCAAGAAGAGTTCGAAGATGAAGCTCTTGAAGGAGACAAGGCCTCCACAGTTAAGAACAAAACTGAAGTCCAGGTACAGAGTGAGAGCGCAAACTCAACTGCCACCACCGGTAAAGGTGTTGGATCTAAAGGCAAAGCTGAAACAAAGAGGATCTCTATGGTGGTCCCTGGCAGTGTACGCTCTGTGGAGTTCAGTAACCTTAGGGCAAACACAGGCTATGTCCTGCATGTGTATGGCACTGCAGCTGAGAGGAGATCAAAGATTCATAGAGCAACTGCAATTACAGGTAACTAAAGTTGTACTACACATTTCCTCCATAACTACCCTGAGCACGATCAATACTGGGAGCAGTAAAATGTGAATAGAAATGTCCTTGTTTTCTCTAACCAGGTCCTGAGCCAGCCACAGAGATGGTTTTCAGCAATGTAACAGAGTCTTCTATCACTGTTTCCTGGACCAAACCGAAGATGACATTCTCTGGCTTCAGGGTCACGTTCCTGAACATCGTCACAGGTTTGTTTAAGGCCTGCTGTTATACTGCATCACAGGTCAAAATCTCCCTGCTTAAAATCAGTTGGTGTAGGGTTTTGTttgattgtgtctgtgtgatatTTGTGTTGTATTATCCTGCTAGGTGAGAGCCGCTTTGTGACAGTGGAGTCGCAGCGATCTCATGTGGTTCTGTCGAAGCTGTCTGCTGGATCCTCCTACATTATCACCGTAATTGCTACACAAGGCAGAGCCCAGAGTGATGCTCTGACATCCCTTATGACCACAGGTACAAAGCTTACTTTTATCTACAgctacttgttttgttttaatgcctgaaaaccacaaaaaacacactatGGATTATGTCTTGACTGCAGTGCCGGCTCCTCCAACACATCTGCAAGTTGTCAATGTGACAGATACCAGAGCTGTGCTGCAATGGACCCCAAGTCTGGGGAAAGTAGACCGGTTCATCATCAGCTATGAGTCTTCCAAGAGTGAGTGTGGCAATATCACCTTAATAACTAATCACAAAGCATTAATGACAACGCTACACTATGTTATTAATTCTCCCTCTTGCTACAGCTCCTAATGTGACAGTGACTGTGATGCTGTCTGGAAACTCAGTGGAGCACCAGCTGAGGGGCCTGCAGAGAGGCACCATGTACACAGTCAAGGTCTTGAGCCAGAAGGACAGTCTGCAGAGCATGGCCATCTCAACCACATTTACAACAGCTAATGGTGAGTAAAGATGGCAATAATAATTGCACGCTAAAATATAGACcttgtgtgtaaagtgtgtgaAGTCAATACATTTCTGTGTCCCACTAGTGGTTAAAGCCAGTGAGGTGGGTGCCCGCTCTGCTGTGATAGCATGGAGAACCACTGTTGTTTATTACAGCTACAGACTGACCTACCAGGTggcaggagaggagacaaaggtGATGCATATACCCTCATAGAGTACAAAGAGCGTTCTGACATTTACAGTCTCTAAATTTGTGTGCTTTCTGTGTATACATTAGGAGGTGATCCTGGACCAATCCATCACAGAGTATATATTGACAGGGCTGTTGCCAATGTCAAGATATACTGTTCTGGTACAAGGCGAGAGAGATGGACAATACACATCTGTTGTCACCACAGAATTCATTACAGGTGTAGTATATCATTTAACGCAGTGCTTGCACATTAATCTGtcctaaaaatactttttatcaCAACAAagattcttttgttttttttatcccttaGGCAAACTGCGTTTCCCTTTCCCTACTGAGTGTTCCCAAGAGCTGCTGAATGGAGCTCTGCAGTCAGGAGAGGTGGATATCTACCCGCAAGGAAAAGAGGGACAAGCAGTCAGAGTCTACTGTGACATGGAGACTGATGGAGGCGGCTGGACAGTGAGACAAACTGCTGTTGTTTGTAAAACTTTGTACTGAGAAAATGGCAGTACTATTTTAGATAATGAACAACaatctgatgtgtgtttttaggtGTTCCAGAggaggatgaatggaaaaacaaatttcTCCAGAACATGGAGTGAATACGGTGACGGCTTTGGAAACCTCAGTGAAGACTTCTGGCTTGGTACAGTTGAAACAAGTTCTTATTACCGTCACATCTGCATGAAATATCTATTTCCATCTGTTAACTTTAAATTCCTATCACTATTAGGAAACAAGCTCCTTCACAACCTGACCAGTGTGGGCCCTGTGAGTCTGAGAGTGGATATGCGATCCGGAAATGACACCGTATACGCTCACTACGCAAACTTCTCCGTTGATTCAGTGGAGAGGCACTATACTCTTGCAGTGTCTGGCTACACTGGAACTGCAGGTAAACACTTAACCGGAAATGTGCAGTACATACTACGTATATTACAGTAAGTGTCTGACAATTCATAACCCACTTTAACTATTTCTCTGTCAGGAGACTCTATGAAGTACCATAATGGACGCCCATTCTCAGCCCGGGACAAGGACCCTGATCCTCTGGGGATCCACTGTGCCAGGGCCTACATGGGAGGCTGGTGGTACAAGAACTGCTACAAGGCCAACCTCAATGGCCTTCATGGCATCAACAGTAATAATCAGGTACAATTCACCTCTCTGGGGCATGGAATAATATACTTTTAACACTTGTATTCATCCATGATACAGCACACTAACCAACTAGCATCActtctctttgtctgtttttacacaGGGAGTAGTCTGGATAGAATGGAAAGGTAAAGACTCCTCCATTCCCTTCGTTGAGATGAAGTTCAGACCGTCCAGGTTCTCTCCTGCAACTCATGGCTAAGATTACGTCAGTCTTCATTCAGTAATGACAGATAATTAAAGCTCCAGAGATCCAGAAGACAGTGAATCTCATAGTTGATGCATGTCACTTTCCAACTGAAATTGCATGTTTAGTGGTTTCAATCGCTACAACAACAGTTATCAGTACATTTGATTCAATAAgcaattttttttcctaatctgtattttttgggaaatatacCAAAGGAGtggagaaatgttttgttttttttactttttgcatcTCGTTCTACTGTTCTGCCTACCCGTCCATTTCAACACAGCTTTGTTTTGACTCCAATACCTTCTTGTGCACCACCGTGGTATGCCACCGCACTACTACTGTTATTGAATATGCACTGTCTCACTCCATTGGAATAAATGTGGCTGATGTGGGTCTAAAGTGtctattttttggttttgtaacAGTGAATTAAAACGTCCAAATCATTTGATGAAAAACAGTTTCTTCATTCCCTgcactataaaaaaaagaaaccataaCTGACTGTCATGTCAACTGTGGAATGTTATCATGCCCTTCAAAAAGTCCTGGCCATGTGTATGTGTTGCATTCATCTTGTTATCAGATATGTTGACATACAAAGTGTTTAGACATCCTTGATTTTAGTGAAAACAACACTGTATCAAGCAGACAAGCTAAGTGACAGATTCGAAGACTATAAATGGGGGAAGCAGCGTGCTGACCACCTTTCTGAAGGGGGACACCAGCGAGAAGACACAAAATGCCAATTGAAATATCATTTATCACTGTGGGAGCTGTGTTCCTAGTTGTGGCGCTGTTGATGGTACTGATTTGCATTTCTGGTCGGAAGGACAAATCTGTACAGGAAGACCACAAGGGAAGGAAGTCTTCAGGTAATTATCTATCTATTTGTTGTCTGTATATTTAAACATGCTGGTTGTGCAATCAAGTGttttaatttcatgaaaataCAATGATTAATGAATAGGGGATTTTCTCAACAGATGAAAAACTAGTACACCACTGAACTTGATTACTTGATCTAATAGATTTGTATGGTTTCtgttcattctctctctctcttttatctttgTCTTTCTTAACTTCTTCATCCTCTTAGTTGAGTCTGGACTGCTGCAGTATCTCTGTCAGTTCCTTCCCCGCTCCTCGTCTCCTTCCCTCCCAGGTCCTCCCAGTCTCTTCCTTATAGGCAATATGATGGAGCTGACACATGAGCATCTGCCAATCCACCTGACCGAACTGGCACAGCGGTACGGAAACATCTACCGCCTGAAATGTGGAAACACAAGTAAATATCCCATTTCAGAGTTATGGATTTGATAATATTAAATACTGACTTAAAACTTCaacttttaaaatcactttttgtAGATAGCACAAAAgttttgttgtgattttttcAGCCATGGTGGTACTTAATAGTAGTGAAGTCATAAGAGAAGCACTGGTGAAAAAATGGTCAGACTTTGCTGGGAGACCTGTTTcatacacaggtaaacaacTCTAGCTTCTTTTGCATCAATAGTATGCATAATTTGTATGTCCTTATTACCTGTACTGACTTGCATCAGGTGATATTGTGTCTGGGGGAGGGCACACCATCTCGTTGGGGGACTATAATGAGGAATGGAAGGCACATCGTCGTCTCGTCCACAGTGCTTTGCAGCGTTGCTGTCAGCAATCATTGCATGATGTGATTGAGAGACAGGCACTGCATCTGAGAGAGGTACAGAACACAGGAGGAATACAATGTACACCGGGGAATTATATCGTGCCTGatcttaaaatacaaagaatgtTCTGTAATGTGATACCAGAGATCCAAAGCAAATGTTGGGGAATTTCCATAGTGGTCACATAAAAAGATAAAGCATGGTTTGTTAACTGTTAAGGTTTTGATGGACTATCAAGGCAGTGCTGTAGACCTCTCGCAGGATTTCACAGTGGCAGCCAGTAATGTCATCACCACTTTGGCTTTTGGAAAAGAAGTGAGTATCTTAGTATCAAAGATGGATTGCAAAATATGCTTTACATCAATCGACAGCTGTGCTTGGTTGCCTGTTTATCTTGGGGACCGGGCAAggtcagtgtttttgttgctctTCTTAGAAGCTTGCATTACGTATGTGCAAATATAATGTACTATTCTATATCTAGACATTGCATTTCATtaatatgaaatgttaaaatataaatacctgTTTTCTAGTACAAGAAGAGTTCTtcggagctgcagcagctgcacagCTGTCTGAATGAGATTGTTTCTCTGTGGGGCTCAACCTGGATTTCTGCTCTGGACTCCTTCCCACTGCTCAGAGTCAGTTAATATTCCATTTCTTGACTATAGATCACAACAAAGACCAGCAAACGTCTTTTGAATGAGATTTCACATATTGTCATTTGTTGTTTAAAGAAATTACCCAATCCTGTATTTGCCCGTCTTCTGAAAGAGGTGGCAAAGAGAGACGAAAttataagagaacatctaaaCAATTACAAggtaagtaaaaaataaatgccaaaGAATAAAGAGATCTAGTTATGCTAAATTGATCTGGTTATAGGTAAACAAAAAGCATGTCTCGGTGTGGCTTAGTGATCAGAACAGTTAAGACATCAGGATCATAAAATGAGTCTATATATGAAAATAGCCTTTTTTGTCTGCTTGGATATGttcaaagagaaagaaaatcaattcaCATAATAGATGCCTTTTGAATCCAAGTGAATTTTCTTTGCGTATGTATCCAGAAAAGTGGATGAATTTGTACAGTTGTAGGTGGATATGTTGACCCAAGCTCCAAAAAATCCCATGTCCTGCTATGCTGATTTTAATCAGCTGTTGCTCTGTTGTCTGTGCAGTCACAAGACAAGAAAAATGAGGACGCCATTACGGGATCCCTCCTCCAGGGCCTTGACAAACATCACAACACAGATAACAGTGTGGTAAGTACATAGAACAGTGAATATTAGGGGAGATccatttgaaatgtattgtgAGTAAATCCAATGGCATTCAAAACTAATACTGGAATTGTACATTCAGTATACTAAGTAGCACTTTTGTACTAAATTACGTGTCTTCATGACTCCAGCGCCTGACAGATATTCATGTTCACATGGCCACTGTGGACCTTCTCATCGGGGGAACAGAGACCACTGCAGCCTGGCTGAACTGGACTGTGGCCTTTCTCCTCCACAGACCAGAGGCAGGGCACATCATTTACCCTAAAAACAACTTATTTACAAACCTTAAAGTTTATCTCAgtgtctttctcctcttttactGTGATCTTCAGGTGCAAGCCAAAGTGTATGACGAGTTGTGCACAGTACTAGAGGGACGATACCCAAAGTACAGTGACAGACACAGACTTCCTGTCCTGTGCTCTCTGATCAACGAGGTGCTCAGACTCAGGCCGGTTGCCCCGTTGGCGGTTCCACACAGAGCCATCAGAGACAGCAGGTCAGCTGAATGGCGTTATGAAGTTATAATGAAAGAATTAGAAGATGATTGGCTAACTACCAATTGTCTTTAAGATCGGATGTGGTGAAGCAGGCATTGGTACAGGTTGGTACAATATAAACCAGTTTACAAATCTTGCACAGACCTATGTTTCTCCAATATttcattcatcatgtttacTCCTTGGTCCAACACACAGAATGAAAGCATATGGAATTGTTAAATATTACACATAGGCACTGCTTTGATGCAAATACCTACCTTGAACATGGCTGTAATGAAATAATTgctttaaagaaattaaaaacaccTGCATGAAGTTATTTATGCAAAAAAGCAATTATGTCAAAACTGGGAAAGAAAACAGTAAGTAAACATTATGGGACTCAGGCTGTTGCTCACCATAATGAACCTCTGCTTAAAAAATGCTTGCTTCCTGCAAACCAACAtcatcatgaataaataaataaactagaCAGCACCAAATTTGTCTAAATTTGTtgtataatgtgtttatgtctataAAGTATGCTATATTGATGTAGTCCTGTTGGTATCAGGTCAGTCAGCAGGTACACAAAAACTTTGCATTATGGAAAATGAATAACCCCCATGGATGTTTAGCATTGCAGGTTACTTCATCCCTAAGAACACAGTCATCATTCCTAATCTTTTTGGAGCACACCATGATCCTGCAGTTTGGTCTGACCCATACAGCTTCAAACCAGGTACTGCTCCAACTGTGAGATGAAGTGCATTCCTTTTTGTTTGCTCAGCAGATCTCAAATAAAGTAGCTACTCTCTGGCTTTCAGAGCGC
It encodes:
- the tnxba gene encoding tenascin, with translation MTHKISLLPGGCTGGCETEMSALKGRLARLEREMSSLKEKCPCSANCPNDCSGNGECEKGKCICQQGFMGPDCSKCAHGAECNKKTSKGKVKITVETVTLQVNKEKESMQEKTTKAEHTLFQKREQKKGSDAKETDTKPKVSTNAKAGLVKTQAKHEASGKKITTKDSSSATKTSRPTVGQVLLKHEGRRQEEARKGKTTVLTSKKVPPKNRSDQLKDQPQTNVTQSNVKKSNGTARIVTILTRVEGTNKTRTGKETLEQSTLAEKNVTQSSGNKRTKKVKVDTTNVQSVDSRNTEADKLGKEKLKQKSQYLVNSTIAATSVETRVLQNKTTIHGSDSVRRIGGSGLGSVKVVNISSYSFTVTWSAPQGMFKNFTVIRREPRTEGDEDDQEEFEDEALEGDKASTVKNKTEVQVQSESANSTATTGKGVGSKGKAETKRISMVVPGSVRSVEFSNLRANTGYVLHVYGTAAERRSKIHRATAITGPEPATEMVFSNVTESSITVSWTKPKMTFSGFRVTFLNIVTGESRFVTVESQRSHVVLSKLSAGSSYIITVIATQGRAQSDALTSLMTTVPAPPTHLQVVNVTDTRAVLQWTPSLGKVDRFIISYESSKTPNVTVTVMLSGNSVEHQLRGLQRGTMYTVKVLSQKDSLQSMAISTTFTTANVVKASEVGARSAVIAWRTTVVYYSYRLTYQVAGEETKEVILDQSITEYILTGLLPMSRYTVLVQGERDGQYTSVVTTEFITGKLRFPFPTECSQELLNGALQSGEVDIYPQGKEGQAVRVYCDMETDGGGWTVFQRRMNGKTNFSRTWSEYGDGFGNLSEDFWLGNKLLHNLTSVGPVSLRVDMRSGNDTVYAHYANFSVDSVERHYTLAVSGYTGTAGDSMKYHNGRPFSARDKDPDPLGIHCARAYMGGWWYKNCYKANLNGLHGINSNNQGVVWIEWKGKDSSIPFVEMKFRPSRFSPATHG
- the LOC129110074 gene encoding steroid 21-hydroxylase encodes the protein MPIEISFITVGAVFLVVALLMVLICISGRKDKSVQEDHKGRKSSVESGLLQYLCQFLPRSSSPSLPGPPSLFLIGNMMELTHEHLPIHLTELAQRYGNIYRLKCGNTTMVVLNSSEVIREALVKKWSDFAGRPVSYTGDIVSGGGHTISLGDYNEEWKAHRRLVHSALQRCCQQSLHDVIERQALHLREVLMDYQGSAVDLSQDFTVAASNVITTLAFGKEYKKSSSELQQLHSCLNEIVSLWGSTWISALDSFPLLRKLPNPVFARLLKEVAKRDEIIREHLNNYKSQDKKNEDAITGSLLQGLDKHHNTDNSVRLTDIHVHMATVDLLIGGTETTAAWLNWTVAFLLHRPEVQAKVYDELCTVLEGRYPKYSDRHRLPVLCSLINEVLRLRPVAPLAVPHRAIRDSSIAGYFIPKNTVIIPNLFGAHHDPAVWSDPYSFKPERFLQGGASSTRALIPFGGGARLCLGESVAKMELFLFTAYLLRDFHFIPPENEASLPDLRGVASVVLKVKSYTVTARPRPVTNP